A single Prochlorococcus marinus XMU1410 DNA region contains:
- the ubiE gene encoding bifunctional demethylmenaquinone methyltransferase/2-methoxy-6-polyprenyl-1,4-benzoquinol methylase UbiE, with the protein MKFTKTIEVKNIFNKISYKYDFLNNILSFGLHRLWKRKLVNLLEPLNGEDWADLCCGTGDLAFLISERVSPRGSITGIDSAVDILNIAKKKSELKKNKFIKWEIKDVLKINDYSKNFDGICMSYGLRNLNNVEEGIKKVFDLLKDKGRAGFLDFNHSTRNSLSNIFQKIYLRLIVVTISRLFNLGPEYAYIEKSISNFPKKNELINIAKEVGFKKAEYRTILGGQMGILIVVK; encoded by the coding sequence ATGAAATTCACAAAAACTATCGAAGTCAAAAATATATTTAATAAAATTTCTTATAAATATGACTTTTTAAATAATATATTAAGTTTTGGGCTGCACAGATTATGGAAAAGGAAATTAGTTAATTTATTAGAACCTTTAAATGGCGAAGATTGGGCTGATTTATGCTGTGGAACTGGAGATTTAGCATTCTTAATTTCTGAAAGAGTTAGTCCAAGGGGTTCAATTACTGGGATTGACAGTGCAGTGGATATCTTAAATATTGCAAAAAAAAAATCAGAGCTTAAAAAAAATAAATTTATTAAGTGGGAAATTAAAGATGTATTAAAAATTAATGATTATTCAAAAAATTTTGATGGGATTTGCATGTCATATGGACTTAGAAACTTAAATAATGTTGAAGAAGGAATAAAAAAAGTTTTTGATCTTTTGAAGGATAAGGGAAGGGCAGGATTTTTGGATTTTAATCACTCAACAAGAAATTCTTTATCCAATATTTTTCAGAAAATTTATTTGAGATTAATTGTAGTAACCATTTCGCGGCTTTTTAATTTAGGTCCAGAGTACGCATATATTGAAAAAAGTATTAGTAATTTTCCAAAGAAAAATGAGCTTATAAATATTGCTAAGGAAGTTGGATTTAAAAAAGCTGAATATAGGACTATTTTGGGGGGGCAAATGGGAATACTAATTGTAGTTAAATAA
- a CDS encoding DUF721 domain-containing protein — MDKKYLPIVNRRNPHLLKNCLDNFKKSCGDLDKLSKINENWKTLIGLELFQECKPLNIEKKILTIAVNHPQWRQALIYNKHKLKERIEKIGITLNEIKIIQNYEIKNKNIKATNAKIVWAKHPSRISQNNMCICTLCNSPTPEGEIKRWGKCSFCWRKIKN, encoded by the coding sequence TTGGACAAAAAGTATTTGCCAATAGTGAATAGAAGGAATCCACATCTATTAAAAAATTGTCTTGATAATTTCAAAAAATCATGCGGAGACTTAGATAAACTCTCTAAAATCAACGAAAACTGGAAGACCTTAATCGGATTAGAACTATTTCAAGAATGTAAACCATTAAATATTGAAAAAAAAATACTTACTATTGCAGTAAATCATCCACAGTGGCGCCAAGCTTTAATCTATAACAAGCATAAATTAAAAGAGAGAATAGAGAAAATTGGAATAACTTTGAATGAAATAAAAATAATACAAAATTATGAAATTAAAAATAAAAATATCAAAGCTACTAATGCAAAGATAGTTTGGGCAAAGCATCCAAGCAGAATCAGTCAAAATAATATGTGCATTTGTACTCTTTGTAATTCCCCTACTCCTGAGGGCGAAATCAAAAGATGGGGAAAGTGTTCTTTTTGTTGGAGAAAAATAAAAAACTAA